The Streptomyces nitrosporeus genome includes a window with the following:
- a CDS encoding pentapeptide repeat-containing protein produces the protein MVENGGGVRGGRAGAKRAAGGAKRAVAGARRPEIRLPPLVAYEDEGLEPDGDYDGLCFGGTDLADAVGPGSRFMDCELRDCALDRAELGRARFIDSVLTGVRGVGTELAGASLRDVEIVDARLGGAQLHGAVLERVVVRGGKIDYLNLRTARLTDVVFEGCVLAEPDFGEAHLTRVEFRDCVLRRADFSAARMESVDLRAVAELDIARGVDRLAGAVISPLQLMELAPAFAAQIGVRVEA, from the coding sequence ATGGTGGAGAACGGCGGCGGAGTCAGGGGCGGACGCGCGGGTGCGAAGCGTGCGGCGGGGGGCGCGAAGCGCGCGGTGGCCGGGGCGCGGCGCCCGGAGATCAGGCTGCCTCCCCTCGTCGCGTACGAGGACGAGGGGCTGGAGCCGGACGGGGACTACGACGGCCTGTGCTTCGGGGGCACCGACCTCGCGGACGCGGTGGGCCCGGGGTCCCGCTTCATGGACTGCGAGCTGCGGGACTGCGCCCTGGACCGCGCGGAGCTGGGGCGGGCCAGGTTCATCGACTCCGTACTGACCGGGGTGCGGGGGGTGGGCACGGAGCTCGCGGGGGCGTCGCTGCGTGATGTGGAGATCGTGGACGCCCGGCTGGGCGGCGCCCAGCTGCACGGCGCGGTACTGGAGCGGGTGGTGGTCAGGGGCGGGAAGATCGACTACCTGAATCTGCGGACCGCGCGGCTGACGGACGTCGTGTTCGAGGGCTGTGTGCTGGCGGAGCCGGATTTCGGCGAGGCACACCTGACCCGGGTGGAGTTCCGGGACTGCGTGCTGAGGCGTGCCGACTTCAGCGCCGCGCGGATGGAGTCGGTCGACCTGCGCGCGGTGGCCGAACTGGACATCGCCCGGGGCGTGGACCGGCTGGCGGGGGCGGTGATCAGCCCTCTGCAGCTGATGGAGCTGGCCCCGGCGTTCGCCGCGCAGATCGGGGTGCGGGTGGAGGCGTAG
- a CDS encoding sensor histidine kinase — protein sequence MPPGTRPAVPPATDPVSGTDAVSGTDPGRGTDAASGDRRLALLMHAAFFLLLGASLARFLMRHPGEARTPWIIALSVFLAVLHLLGPVLGSRPTPRRLAWLGVLVAVWTLLVVLAPSFAWCAVPLFYTGLRILPPRAAMALVCLLTVFVVAAQLRLATGFDPILVLAPPAVAAAATAVFVQMQRQSVRQRELAAQQRGLIDDLLRTRRELAATERRAGTLAERQRLSMEIHDTLAQSLSSQRMLLQAADRSWDADPATSRQHVRTAAGIAERGLAEARRFVHDLAPADLAGEGGLEAALRALAERETAQAQGALTVRCHVEGTPSAPLPDRVQSALLRIAQGALANVFEHAGATAAALTLTHLGDRVVLDIADNGRGFTPSGDARRPAGGVRGHGLPAMRARVGQLGGTLTVESAPGEGAVLSAAVPLASAGPPDPAAPRTAPPAPPVPPVPPVPEERP from the coding sequence ATGCCCCCGGGCACGCGTCCGGCTGTACCACCGGCCACGGACCCGGTTTCCGGCACGGACGCGGTTTCCGGCACGGACCCGGGTCGCGGCACGGACGCGGCGTCCGGCGACCGGCGGCTGGCGCTGCTGATGCACGCCGCGTTCTTCCTGCTGCTCGGGGCCTCACTGGCCCGCTTCCTGATGCGCCACCCGGGCGAGGCGCGGACCCCGTGGATCATCGCGCTGTCGGTCTTCCTCGCGGTACTCCACCTGCTCGGGCCGGTACTCGGCTCCCGGCCCACGCCCCGGCGGCTGGCCTGGCTGGGGGTGCTCGTCGCCGTCTGGACACTGCTCGTCGTGCTGGCCCCCAGCTTCGCCTGGTGCGCGGTGCCGTTGTTCTACACCGGACTGCGCATCCTGCCGCCGCGCGCCGCGATGGCCCTGGTCTGTCTGCTCACGGTGTTCGTCGTCGCCGCCCAACTGCGGCTGGCCACCGGCTTCGACCCGATCCTCGTCCTGGCCCCGCCCGCCGTCGCCGCCGCCGCGACCGCCGTGTTCGTGCAGATGCAGCGTCAGTCCGTACGCCAGCGGGAACTGGCCGCACAGCAACGCGGGCTGATCGACGACCTGTTGCGCACCCGGCGTGAACTGGCCGCCACCGAACGCCGGGCGGGCACCCTCGCCGAACGCCAGCGGCTGTCCATGGAGATCCACGACACCCTGGCCCAGAGCCTGTCCAGCCAGCGGATGCTGCTCCAGGCCGCCGACCGCTCCTGGGACGCCGACCCGGCCACCTCCCGGCAGCACGTACGGACGGCGGCCGGCATCGCGGAACGCGGCCTGGCCGAGGCACGCCGCTTCGTGCACGACCTGGCCCCCGCCGATCTGGCCGGTGAGGGCGGGCTGGAAGCGGCTCTGCGGGCGCTCGCCGAGCGTGAGACGGCTCAGGCCCAGGGCGCGCTCACCGTCCGCTGCCATGTGGAGGGGACCCCGTCCGCGCCGCTGCCGGACCGGGTGCAGTCGGCGCTGTTGCGGATCGCCCAGGGCGCGCTCGCGAACGTCTTCGAACACGCCGGGGCCACCGCCGCGGCCCTCACCCTGACCCACCTCGGCGACCGTGTCGTACTCGACATCGCGGACAACGGACGCGGTTTCACCCCCTCGGGAGACGCCCGCCGCCCCGCCGGCGGGGTACGCGGACACGGGCTGCCCGCCATGCGGGCCAGGGTCGGACAGCTGGGCGGCACCCTCACCGTCGAATCCGCCCCGGGCGAGGGCGCCGTCCTCTCGGCCGCCGTACCGCTGGCCTCGGCAGGCCCTCCGGACCCGGCCGCCCCCCGAACCGCCCCGCCCGCCCCGCCCGTCCCCCCTGTCCCGCCCGTCCCGGAGGAACGCCCGTGA
- a CDS encoding response regulator, which produces MNAAAVRILLCDDHAVVRAGLLALLGGEPGIEVVGEAGSGEEAVTLAARLTPDVVLMDLQLGQGIDGVEATRRIATARTAHVLVLTTYDTDADITRAIEAGATGYLLKAERPEELFAAIRAAAQGRTTLSPPVADRVMARMRHPRPTLTERELDILGQLSGGLGNRDIARALFISEATVKTHLGRIYEKLGVETRAGAVAVAKEQRLLR; this is translated from the coding sequence GTGAACGCCGCCGCCGTACGGATCCTGCTCTGCGACGACCACGCCGTCGTACGCGCGGGGCTGCTCGCCCTCCTCGGCGGAGAACCCGGTATCGAGGTGGTCGGTGAGGCGGGCAGCGGCGAGGAAGCCGTCACCCTGGCCGCCCGGCTCACCCCGGACGTCGTCCTGATGGATCTCCAGCTGGGGCAGGGCATCGACGGCGTCGAGGCGACCCGCCGTATCGCCACCGCCCGCACCGCCCACGTCCTCGTCCTCACCACGTACGACACCGACGCCGACATCACCCGCGCGATCGAGGCGGGCGCCACCGGCTACCTGCTGAAGGCGGAACGCCCGGAGGAACTGTTCGCCGCGATCCGCGCGGCCGCCCAGGGCCGCACCACGCTCTCCCCGCCGGTCGCCGACCGGGTCATGGCCCGGATGCGGCACCCCCGGCCCACCCTGACGGAGCGCGAACTCGACATCCTGGGACAGCTGTCCGGGGGCCTCGGCAACCGGGACATCGCACGGGCCCTGTTCATCAGCGAGGCCACCGTCAAGACCCACCTGGGGCGGATCTACGAGAAGCTGGGCGTCGAGACCCGGGCCGGTGCGGTCGCCGTGGCGAAGGAGCAACGGCTGCTGCGGTGA
- a CDS encoding NAD(P)-binding protein, whose protein sequence is MQHIHVVGGGLAGLAAAVTAAESGAAVTLYEAHRTLGGRARTAGGAHLANEGPHALYNGGPHWAWLRRRGLLGPVASVPPLEGTRFRFRRRGRLRRVPPLAMLRLARHRGPAPAGTDFLGWATRRAGEEAARTAAHYMGVALFHHDPGALSAAFVQERLRRATALPPEAHYPVGGWAGIVGRTADHARNLGVRIETGARVDAAALPGLTRTGPVIVATHLAAARALLDDPSLTWDSGRAALIDLALRSRRGDAFIVSDLDAPGWIERFTAPDPGLAPAGEELVQGQIPLAPGAPRAEGTRRAEELLDLGFPGWRDRVTWRSDALSSGRTGAVDPPGTTWRDRPAIDRGDGILLAGDQVAAPGLLSEVSFNSGIEAAVLALGRLRRPARPTAAGAGTEEP, encoded by the coding sequence ATGCAGCACATCCATGTCGTCGGCGGAGGCCTCGCCGGGCTCGCCGCCGCCGTCACCGCCGCCGAATCAGGGGCCGCCGTCACCCTGTACGAAGCCCACCGCACCCTCGGCGGGCGGGCCAGGACCGCCGGAGGCGCCCACCTGGCCAACGAGGGGCCGCACGCCCTGTACAACGGCGGGCCCCACTGGGCCTGGCTCCGGCGGCGCGGGCTCCTCGGGCCGGTCGCGTCCGTACCGCCTCTCGAAGGCACCCGCTTCCGCTTCCGCCGCCGCGGGCGCCTGCGCAGGGTGCCGCCCCTCGCCATGCTCCGGCTCGCCCGCCACCGGGGTCCGGCCCCCGCCGGAACCGACTTCCTCGGCTGGGCGACCCGGCGGGCGGGGGAGGAGGCCGCCCGCACGGCAGCCCACTACATGGGGGTCGCGCTCTTCCACCACGACCCCGGGGCGCTCTCGGCCGCGTTCGTCCAGGAACGTCTCCGCCGCGCCACCGCGCTGCCGCCCGAGGCCCACTACCCCGTCGGCGGCTGGGCCGGGATCGTCGGCCGCACCGCTGACCACGCCCGAAACCTCGGCGTCCGGATCGAGACCGGCGCACGCGTCGACGCCGCCGCGCTGCCCGGCCTCACGCGCACCGGCCCGGTGATCGTCGCCACCCACCTGGCGGCCGCCCGCGCCCTGCTCGACGATCCGTCGCTGACCTGGGACAGCGGCCGCGCCGCGCTGATCGACCTGGCCCTGCGGTCCCGGCGGGGCGACGCGTTCATCGTCTCCGACCTCGACGCACCCGGCTGGATCGAACGCTTCACCGCTCCGGACCCCGGGCTGGCACCCGCCGGCGAAGAGCTCGTCCAGGGGCAGATCCCCCTCGCACCCGGCGCCCCGCGCGCCGAGGGCACCCGCCGGGCCGAGGAACTCCTCGACCTGGGCTTCCCCGGCTGGCGCGACCGCGTCACCTGGCGGAGTGACGCCCTCTCGTCCGGCCGCACGGGGGCGGTCGACCCTCCCGGCACCACCTGGCGCGACCGGCCGGCCATCGACCGCGGTGACGGCATCCTGCTGGCCGGTGACCAGGTCGCCGCCCCCGGACTCCTCAGCGAGGTCTCCTTCAACAGCGGCATCGAGGCGGCCGTACTGGCCCTGGGCCGGCTCAGGAGGCCCGCCCGGCCGACGGCGGCCGGGGCCGGTACCGAGGAGCCCTGA